Proteins from one Neodiprion fabricii isolate iyNeoFabr1 chromosome 5, iyNeoFabr1.1, whole genome shotgun sequence genomic window:
- the LOC124184002 gene encoding BLOC-1-related complex subunit 6 — MDTKDDERTARLPIDGSTRGDKPGGFDYDEDKLHEMTASYSEISFDSQSSPPMSDLRSLMESPDLDGEKLDSNNPRPNSLELKNDDLSAEEDDDGPIEIIQPPSYSKAIKYLHLQGTVTQEGDMVLFVTEDLESKIKLSSPITKRGETPSFPGSRSSTPCLYRQALTPQLPILDHNVLNELEMEARKVATSVDSLTENLAAILHSVSALTVDCLETYRDAVCKTCDAVDHNIKSMYQLMAKCEELSKSMGPIYKLAERIKEMKRMLELFENTMNM; from the exons ATGGACACCAAGGACGACGAGAGAACGGCGAGACTTCCGATAGATGGTTCGACTCGCGGTGATAAACCGGGAGGATTCGACTATGACGAGGACAAA CTCCACGAGATGACAGCTTCCTACTCGGAAATATCATTCGATTCCCAATCGTCGCCGCCGATGTCGGATCTCCGTTCATTGATGGAATCCCCCGACTTGGACGGGGAGAAATTGGACTCCAACAATCCGAGGCCCAACAGTCTTGAGCTGAAAAACGACGATCTCAGTGCCGAGGAGGACGACGATGGACCTATCGAGATTATCCAACCACCGAGCTATAGCAAGGCGATCAAATACCTCCATCTCCAAGGCACTGTCACTCAGGAGGGAGACATGGTCCTCTTCGTCACTGAGGATTTGGAGAGCAAAATAAAGCTCTCGAGTCCGATAACCAAGAGAGGAGAGACGCCCTCCTTTCCTGGCTCGAGGAGTTCGACGCCTTGCCTCTACAGGCAGGCACTCACACCTCAGCTTCCCATTCTCGATCACAACGTCCTTAATGAGCTAGAAATGGAGGCTCGGAAGGTGGCGACCTCTGTCGACTCCTTGACCGAAAACCTTGCCGCGATATTGCATAGC GTATCTGCGTTGACAGTCGATTGCTTAGAGACTTACAGAGACGCGGTCTGCAAGACCTGCGACGCCGTAGACCACAACATCAAGTCGATGTATCAGCTGATGGCGAAGTGCGAGGAGCTATCCAAGTCTATGGGTCCAATATACAAGCTGGCAGAGCGAAT AAAGGAGATGAAGAGGATGCTGGAGCTTTTCGAGAACACGATGAACATGTGA
- the LOC124184003 gene encoding transmembrane protein 45B-like — protein MDRNDSALGYILSGCIFYVFGLKWCYEYAKYWHSHRDLDHEREPTKLVRASRNCQKLLRRHPLEGTLKLLATAMGLASTLTGNLPNSVETAPSPKVVHATIYLFFALSGLVDVLTFYFPHVVSDGLAKMALAQAFFIEGFLFLWTSQSNNSAIVLARIVWTSSFAVVLELVWPEMKLLRAASTLLHGSWLAHMVRTRVECNFATLVECNLESLKIETLALSFSWHFAASFIVTLCVVAVTRSCAPKLRPDDPPEIPIYDYCHDVDQRV, from the coding sequence atggaCCGGAATGACAGTGCCTTGGGCTATATATTATCTGGTTGCATATTCTATGTATTTGGATTGAAGTGGTGCTACGAATACGCTAAATACTGGCACAGTCACCGTGATTTGGATCACGAACGAGAACCGACGAAGCTCGTCAGGGCTTCTCGGAACTGCCAGAAACTGTTACGACGACATCCGCTGGAGGGAACCCTCAAGTTATTAGCGACTGCGATGGGCTTGGCAAGCACCCTCACGGGAAACTTGCCTAACAGCGTTGAGACGGCGCCATCCCCGAAGGTGGTGCACGCGACAATTTACCTCTTTTTTGCGCTCTCAGGCCTCGTCGATGTTCTCACTTTCTACTTTCCCCACGTCGTGAGCGACGGTCTGGCCAAAATGGCGCTTGCCCAGGCCTTCTTTATCGagggatttttatttttgtggaCCAGCCAGTCCAATAACTCTGCGATAGTCTTGGCTAGGATCGTCTGGACCAGCTCCTTTGCCGTCGTTCTCGAGTTGGTCTGGCCCGAGATGAAGCTCCTCAGGGCAGCTTCCACTCTGCTTCACGGTAGCTGGCTCGCTCACATGGTCAGAACCAGGGTGGAATGCAATTTTGCCACACTTGTGGAATGTAATCTTGAATCTCTGAAAATCGAGACTTTAGCTCTTTCCTTCTCCTGGCACTTTGCAGCTTCATTTATTGTCACACTCTGCGTAGTCGCGGTCACAAGAAGTTGCGCGCCGAAACTGAGGCCTGATGATCCTCCCGAAATCCCCATCTATGATTACTGCCATGACGTAGATCAGAGAGTTTAG
- the LOC124184000 gene encoding lipoamide acyltransferase component of branched-chain alpha-keto acid dehydrogenase complex, mitochondrial isoform X2: MPKNIKLEAVLRSVSTSVSLQGRVVPFKLSDIGEGIREVTVKEWFVKPGDKVSQFDEVCEVQSDKASVTITSRYDGMIKALRFKVDEIALVGQPLVDIELDDEGENGSEEVSGTTEISPQEKTSLNTEHQRGSEASRESLIGKVLTTPAVRRIAMEKGIRLKDVVGTGKNGRILKEDLLSYDDNETSDSDIEESTKPQRQPDKTNRVQGEVKTVALKGYAKHMWTTMTRSLSIPHFVYSDECDVTKLVKLRDEVKAAMKERGIALTYMPFFIKAISKALEKFPELNARLNEDTQTVEVLPWHNICVAMDTPEGLVVPNVKNVQNLDVATIAKELNRLQELGKRTAIPPSDLAGGTFTLSNIGVVGGTYTKPVILPPQIVIGAVGRTQKLPRFDADDKVVAAQILSVSWAADHRVVDGATIAKFSNLWKYYLENPALLVMN; this comes from the exons ATG CCTAAGAACATCAAACTCGAGGCTGTTCTCAGATCCGTATCGACCTCGGTTTCGCTTCAGGGTCGCGTAGTGCCGTTCAAATTGTCCGACATTGGGGAAGGAATTCGTGAGGTCACGGTCAAAGAATG GTTCGTCAAACCTGGAGACAAAGTGAGCCAATTCGACGAAGTCTGCGAAGTACAAAGCGACAAGGCTTCGGTCACTATAACCAGCCGATACGACGGGATGATAAAAGCCCTCCGATTTAAGGTAGACGAAATCGCTTTAGTCGGACAACCGCTGGTCGACATAGAGCTGGATGACGAGGGGGAAAATGGGAGCGAAGAAGTTTCGGGGACAACTGAAATATCCCCCCAGGAGAAAACAAGCCTCAACACTGAACATCAGCGGGGGAGTGAGGCCTCCCGGGAATCCCTGATCGGAAAAGTTCTCACCACTCCTGCTGTCAGGAGAATAGCCATGGAGAAGGGTATTCGATTGAAAGACGTCGTCGGAACGGGTAAAAATGGCAGAATACTAAAGGAGGACCTTCTTTCATACGATGACAACGAGACGTCTGACAGTGACATCGAGGAATCAACCAAGCCGCAAAGGCAGCCTGATAAAACGAATCGAGTCCAAGGAGAGGTTAAAACCGTTGCCCTCAAAGGATACGCGAAACACATGTGGACAACGATGACACGCTCTCTG agCATCCCGCACTTCGTTTACAGCGACGAATGCGACGTGACGAAACTCGTCAAGTTAAGGGATGAGGTCAAAGCCGCCATGAAGGAACGGGGGATTGCTCTGACCTACATGCCATTCTTCATAAAGGCGATATCAAAGGCTCTTGAAAAGTTTCCCGAACTCAATGCCAGGCTGAACGAAGATACTCAAACCGTCGAAGTACTACCGTGGCACAACATATGCGTGGCCATGGATACTCCGGAGGGTCTGGTCGTGCCCAACGTTAAGAACGTTCAGAATCTCGACGTCGCGACCATCGCTAAGGAGCTCAACAGGctccaggaactcggaaaaagGACAGCCATACCACCGAGCGACTTGGCGGGTGGCACATTCACCTTGTCCAACATCGGAGTG GTCGGCGGGACGTACACAAAGCCTGTGATATTACCACCGCAAATAGTGATCGGTGCGGTGGGAAGAACACAAAAACTGCCTCGTTTCGACGCCGATGATAAGGTAGTCGCAGCCCAGATACTGTCGGTTAGTTGGGCCGCAGACCATCGGGTGGTCGACGGTGCGACGATAGCTAAATTCTCAAACCTCTGGAAATACTACTTGGAGAATCCCGCGCTGTTGGTAATGAACTGA
- the LOC124184000 gene encoding lipoamide acyltransferase component of branched-chain alpha-keto acid dehydrogenase complex, mitochondrial isoform X1 has product MNIALIASNCRTVRSTRCNIAMTFFVRHLATSRLVLPPKNIKLEAVLRSVSTSVSLQGRVVPFKLSDIGEGIREVTVKEWFVKPGDKVSQFDEVCEVQSDKASVTITSRYDGMIKALRFKVDEIALVGQPLVDIELDDEGENGSEEVSGTTEISPQEKTSLNTEHQRGSEASRESLIGKVLTTPAVRRIAMEKGIRLKDVVGTGKNGRILKEDLLSYDDNETSDSDIEESTKPQRQPDKTNRVQGEVKTVALKGYAKHMWTTMTRSLSIPHFVYSDECDVTKLVKLRDEVKAAMKERGIALTYMPFFIKAISKALEKFPELNARLNEDTQTVEVLPWHNICVAMDTPEGLVVPNVKNVQNLDVATIAKELNRLQELGKRTAIPPSDLAGGTFTLSNIGVVGGTYTKPVILPPQIVIGAVGRTQKLPRFDADDKVVAAQILSVSWAADHRVVDGATIAKFSNLWKYYLENPALLVMN; this is encoded by the exons ATGAATATCGCTCTGATTGCCAGTAACTGCAGAACTGTGCGGTCAACTCGTTGCAACATCGCAATGACGTTCTTCGTTCGTCATCTAGCTACTAGTAGATTGGTTCTACCG CCTAAGAACATCAAACTCGAGGCTGTTCTCAGATCCGTATCGACCTCGGTTTCGCTTCAGGGTCGCGTAGTGCCGTTCAAATTGTCCGACATTGGGGAAGGAATTCGTGAGGTCACGGTCAAAGAATG GTTCGTCAAACCTGGAGACAAAGTGAGCCAATTCGACGAAGTCTGCGAAGTACAAAGCGACAAGGCTTCGGTCACTATAACCAGCCGATACGACGGGATGATAAAAGCCCTCCGATTTAAGGTAGACGAAATCGCTTTAGTCGGACAACCGCTGGTCGACATAGAGCTGGATGACGAGGGGGAAAATGGGAGCGAAGAAGTTTCGGGGACAACTGAAATATCCCCCCAGGAGAAAACAAGCCTCAACACTGAACATCAGCGGGGGAGTGAGGCCTCCCGGGAATCCCTGATCGGAAAAGTTCTCACCACTCCTGCTGTCAGGAGAATAGCCATGGAGAAGGGTATTCGATTGAAAGACGTCGTCGGAACGGGTAAAAATGGCAGAATACTAAAGGAGGACCTTCTTTCATACGATGACAACGAGACGTCTGACAGTGACATCGAGGAATCAACCAAGCCGCAAAGGCAGCCTGATAAAACGAATCGAGTCCAAGGAGAGGTTAAAACCGTTGCCCTCAAAGGATACGCGAAACACATGTGGACAACGATGACACGCTCTCTG agCATCCCGCACTTCGTTTACAGCGACGAATGCGACGTGACGAAACTCGTCAAGTTAAGGGATGAGGTCAAAGCCGCCATGAAGGAACGGGGGATTGCTCTGACCTACATGCCATTCTTCATAAAGGCGATATCAAAGGCTCTTGAAAAGTTTCCCGAACTCAATGCCAGGCTGAACGAAGATACTCAAACCGTCGAAGTACTACCGTGGCACAACATATGCGTGGCCATGGATACTCCGGAGGGTCTGGTCGTGCCCAACGTTAAGAACGTTCAGAATCTCGACGTCGCGACCATCGCTAAGGAGCTCAACAGGctccaggaactcggaaaaagGACAGCCATACCACCGAGCGACTTGGCGGGTGGCACATTCACCTTGTCCAACATCGGAGTG GTCGGCGGGACGTACACAAAGCCTGTGATATTACCACCGCAAATAGTGATCGGTGCGGTGGGAAGAACACAAAAACTGCCTCGTTTCGACGCCGATGATAAGGTAGTCGCAGCCCAGATACTGTCGGTTAGTTGGGCCGCAGACCATCGGGTGGTCGACGGTGCGACGATAGCTAAATTCTCAAACCTCTGGAAATACTACTTGGAGAATCCCGCGCTGTTGGTAATGAACTGA